In the bacterium genome, one interval contains:
- a CDS encoding VOC family protein, translated as MYTFAHVELPVRDLRQASAFYGALFQWKFQPFYGDDYLMICAPDGQEIGGLTRVDEVPYINGFWNYVEVADIEKTLDLVQRLGGKIVRPKGELPDHYGSYAVLQSPDGYNLGIWCKAAA; from the coding sequence ATGTATACTTTTGCACACGTTGAACTTCCCGTACGTGATCTGCGCCAGGCCAGCGCCTTCTACGGCGCGCTGTTCCAGTGGAAATTCCAGCCCTTTTATGGGGATGATTATCTGATGATTTGTGCTCCAGACGGTCAGGAGATCGGCGGACTCACCCGGGTCGATGAGGTCCCCTACATCAATGGCTTCTGGAACTATGTGGAAGTTGCTGACATTGAAAAGACATTGGACCTCGTGCAGCGTCTCGGCGGCAAGATTGTGCGCCCCAAAGGGGAATTGCCGGATCACTATGGATCTTATGCCGTGCTGCAATCGCCCGATGGCTACAATCTCGGAATCTGGTGCAAGGCGGCAGCATAA